In one window of Reinekea forsetii DNA:
- a CDS encoding glycosyltransferase family 2 protein, which translates to MTISKPVFSVVMPMYNVEKYIHQAISSVLAQSYQHFELLCIDDGSSDGTLAIAQSFSDHRIRIVRQKNRGLSGARNTGINHASGLYVAFLDSDDFWHSDKLRSHFEHFRTNPNLGVSYSASAFVDEAGQSMGIGQNPKTDQVSAQDIFCRNPIGNGSAAVIRRSVLMQTGQGEFKGGDWVMSYFDETMRQSEDVEFWLRIALTTHWTFGGIAKPLTFYRVNANGLSANLDNQFNAWRYAVEKNRVNFPDFYNRWHRLAAAYQKRYLARRAIRSGNGMAALKLINSALWTDPRILRDEPSRTLITYGCALLCLLPNSLYEPMERFAMRVAGRRSRIATQ; encoded by the coding sequence ATGACGATTAGCAAGCCGGTTTTCAGTGTCGTTATGCCGATGTATAACGTCGAGAAATACATCCATCAAGCCATCAGTTCGGTCTTAGCACAGAGCTACCAACATTTTGAATTGCTCTGTATCGACGATGGCAGTAGCGATGGCACCCTGGCCATAGCTCAGTCCTTTTCCGACCACCGAATTCGCATCGTGCGGCAAAAAAATCGCGGTTTGTCGGGCGCGCGCAACACCGGCATTAACCATGCGAGCGGCTTGTATGTAGCGTTCTTGGATTCGGACGATTTTTGGCACTCGGATAAGCTGCGCAGCCACTTCGAGCACTTTCGCACCAATCCCAACCTGGGGGTAAGCTATTCGGCATCGGCCTTTGTCGATGAAGCGGGCCAGTCGATGGGCATCGGGCAGAATCCCAAAACCGACCAGGTCAGTGCACAGGATATCTTTTGCCGTAATCCCATTGGCAACGGCTCGGCCGCGGTGATCCGGCGCAGTGTGCTGATGCAAACCGGACAAGGCGAATTTAAAGGCGGCGATTGGGTAATGTCCTATTTTGACGAGACCATGCGTCAGTCTGAAGATGTTGAGTTCTGGTTACGTATTGCCCTCACCACACACTGGACCTTTGGCGGTATCGCCAAGCCGCTCACCTTTTACCGCGTCAACGCCAATGGCCTGTCGGCCAACTTGGACAACCAGTTTAACGCTTGGCGCTATGCGGTTGAAAAGAACAGAGTGAACTTCCCCGACTTTTACAACAGATGGCATCGCCTGGCGGCGGCCTATCAGAAGCGTTATTTGGCACGTCGTGCTATTCGCTCGGGCAATGGCATGGCCGCCCTCAAGCTCATCAACTCAGCCCTATGGACCGACCCCAGAATACTGCGTGACGAACCGAGCCGAACACTGATCACCTATGGTTGCGCCCTACTGTGCCTGTTACCAAATAGCCTGTATGAACCGATGGAACGTTTTGCCATGCGAGTTGCGGGTCGCCGCAGCCGTATCGCCACCCAATAG
- a CDS encoding heme NO-binding domain-containing protein, with product MLGIIFTELAEYSIDKVGLEQWNRALAELQLSSHGAYTTGQRYNDDEAMRVFGWLHATTGQTVRGLLNEFGCRLFDTLRQRTLNNYMVDTDFANFLKHIDKTTHDKVRSYFPGSSPPNFQVLDTEGGLVMHYQSDRRLCFLAEGLIEASAEFYKKNITLNHTICMHEGADHCEIIVLIDD from the coding sequence ATGTTAGGTATAATTTTTACCGAGTTAGCGGAATACAGTATCGATAAGGTCGGCCTTGAGCAGTGGAACAGGGCCTTGGCTGAACTCCAGTTGTCGAGTCATGGCGCCTATACCACGGGTCAACGGTACAATGATGACGAGGCCATGCGAGTATTTGGCTGGTTGCATGCAACCACCGGTCAAACCGTCCGGGGGCTGCTCAATGAGTTTGGCTGTAGATTGTTCGACACGCTGCGGCAACGCACCTTGAACAATTATATGGTCGATACCGACTTTGCCAACTTTCTCAAACACATCGACAAGACCACACACGACAAGGTGCGCTCCTATTTTCCTGGGTCGTCCCCACCGAACTTTCAGGTACTTGATACCGAGGGCGGATTGGTCATGCACTATCAATCGGATCGTAGGCTGTGTTTTTTGGCCGAAGGCTTGATTGAAGCGTCGGCCGAATTTTACAAAAAAAATATCACCCTTAACCACACTATTTGTATGCATGAGGGCGCAGACCATTGCGAAATTATTGTGCTGATCGATGACTGA
- a CDS encoding sensor histidine kinase, which translates to MTDANPYKAAYEREREARKSAEVALEKKSMEIFTALQLLRNQTDELRVQKNDIDERNQQLHATQLQLFQSEKMASLGLMAAGVAHEINNPLSFIKSNFETLRGYIGHYDSLLALYQQADPLIPEAVRMTLRDTRQSLEIDFIQRDLAMLLTESVVGMDRIVEIVNHLQAYNRREYAEKTLAQINQSIETAIKMTKPKYQHRVEFRSHLAEDLPELLCYPNNLTQVFINLLINAAQAIDVGSRKGTVSIRSSVAADHLIVSVTDNGQGLSEEAKDKIFDPFYTTKAIGDGTGLGLSVVYNIMQAHNGTIGVDSEQDKGSIFTLRIPLKAPEDVSPALKRPIS; encoded by the coding sequence ATGACTGATGCTAATCCCTATAAGGCCGCTTACGAACGCGAACGCGAGGCGCGCAAGTCGGCTGAGGTGGCATTGGAAAAAAAATCCATGGAAATATTTACCGCCTTGCAACTGCTGAGGAACCAAACCGATGAATTGCGAGTACAAAAAAACGACATAGACGAACGCAATCAACAACTGCATGCAACCCAATTACAGCTTTTTCAAAGTGAAAAAATGGCATCCTTGGGCTTGATGGCGGCCGGCGTGGCACACGAAATCAACAACCCGCTTAGCTTTATCAAAAGCAATTTTGAAACCTTGCGCGGCTATATCGGCCATTACGACAGCCTACTCGCACTGTATCAACAGGCAGACCCGCTTATACCCGAGGCAGTGCGGATGACGCTGAGGGATACTCGCCAATCGCTCGAGATCGATTTTATTCAACGCGACCTGGCCATGCTGTTGACAGAAAGTGTGGTCGGTATGGACCGTATTGTTGAGATCGTCAACCATTTGCAGGCCTACAATCGACGCGAGTATGCCGAAAAAACCCTTGCCCAGATTAATCAATCGATCGAGACGGCCATCAAGATGACCAAACCCAAGTATCAACACCGGGTGGAATTTCGTTCGCACTTGGCAGAGGACTTACCCGAATTGCTGTGTTACCCGAACAACCTTACTCAGGTGTTTATTAACCTTTTGATCAATGCGGCCCAAGCTATCGATGTTGGCTCACGAAAAGGCACAGTTTCAATTCGTTCCAGTGTGGCAGCGGATCATCTTATTGTGTCGGTGACCGACAACGGGCAAGGCTTAAGCGAGGAGGCGAAGGATAAGATTTTTGATCCGTTTTACACGACCAAGGCGATCGGTGATGGTACCGGCCTTGGTCTATCGGTGGTGTACAATATAATGCAGGCACACAATGGCACCATAGGGGTGGACAGTGAGCAGGACAAAGGCTCTATCTTTACCCTAAGGATCCCACTCAAGGCACCGGAAGACGTTAGCCCAGCCCTCAAGCGGCCTATCAGTTAG
- a CDS encoding SemiSWEET family sugar transporter, which translates to MTMITLIGVVAATCTTISFVPQVIQIQKTRNVSGISLSMYGILTTGVGLWMLYGFLIRDMAVFFANLITFALAMAVITLTVKERLSLAKKVVHQV; encoded by the coding sequence ATGACAATGATCACCCTTATTGGCGTAGTTGCCGCTACCTGCACCACCATTTCCTTTGTGCCCCAAGTTATTCAGATCCAAAAAACCCGTAATGTCTCCGGCATTTCATTATCTATGTACGGGATTTTAACCACTGGGGTTGGTTTGTGGATGCTGTACGGTTTCTTAATTCGGGACATGGCGGTTTTTTTCGCCAACCTAATTACCTTTGCCTTGGCGATGGCCGTGATCACCCTTACGGTAAAAGAGCGTTTGTCCTTGGCCAAAAAGGTTGTGCACCAGGTCTAG
- a CDS encoding helix-turn-helix domain-containing protein, with protein sequence MRAYLEQVGLAQVKASLKVFTKHQLPKDSSWHFHPEIEFVLVLAGHGQALIGDSVGAYQTGDLFMTGRNLPHHYVTRETERVHFLIVQFNGRIFDHLPEFETIRQQLQLAQKGLLFSALPIAIRDRLIEMPSLQPTEALFALFEVMHACSSQPSLAVSSLSSATGSHFNRYQVRLQKVLDYINRNMASPISAKAIADQCAMTLPSFSRWFRQTLNTTFSDYLKICRMEQACHYLMTTDLPVNRIGPLVGYETLSHFNRTFKAAKQCSPLAYRKRAMHPD encoded by the coding sequence TTGAGAGCCTATTTGGAGCAGGTTGGCTTGGCACAAGTAAAGGCCAGCCTAAAGGTCTTTACCAAGCATCAGCTGCCCAAGGACAGCAGCTGGCATTTTCACCCGGAAATTGAGTTTGTGCTGGTCTTGGCCGGCCACGGTCAAGCCCTGATCGGGGATTCGGTCGGGGCTTATCAAACTGGTGACCTCTTTATGACCGGACGCAATCTTCCCCATCACTATGTGACCCGTGAGACAGAGCGGGTTCACTTTTTGATTGTGCAATTCAATGGCCGGATATTCGACCATTTGCCGGAGTTCGAAACGATTCGGCAGCAATTGCAGCTCGCCCAAAAAGGCCTATTGTTCAGCGCCTTGCCGATTGCCATTCGCGATCGTCTGATTGAGATGCCAAGCTTACAGCCAACCGAGGCCCTGTTTGCCCTGTTTGAAGTCATGCACGCCTGTAGCAGCCAACCGAGTTTGGCCGTAAGCAGCCTGAGTTCGGCGACGGGGAGCCATTTCAATCGCTATCAGGTGCGCTTGCAAAAGGTCCTAGACTACATCAATCGCAATATGGCCTCGCCCATCTCGGCCAAGGCCATCGCCGATCAGTGCGCCATGACCCTGCCCTCCTTCAGCCGCTGGTTCCGCCAAACCCTAAACACCACCTTCTCCGACTACCTCAAGATTTGCCGAATGGAACAGGCCTGCCATTACCTAATGACCACCGATCTACCAGTGAACCGCATCGGCCCGCTGGTCGGCTATGAAACGCTCAGCCACTTCAATCGAACCTTCAAGGCAGCCAAGCAATGCAGTCCATTGGCTTACCGGAAACGGGCGATGCACCCGGACTGA
- a CDS encoding c-type cytochrome yields MKKLLALLSITVAASAFADHNRAHVDVQIGVLSPRAAAGQVTFNNNCAACHGVNGQGSRVGPPLIHDIYNPGHHDAASFSRAVLKGVQQHHWQFGNMPPQPQIGFSAVSNIMAFIREVQHTNGIQRQEHKM; encoded by the coding sequence ATGAAAAAACTACTCGCCTTACTCAGTATCACGGTCGCCGCAAGTGCCTTTGCCGATCACAACAGGGCCCACGTCGACGTTCAGATCGGTGTTCTGTCACCGCGCGCTGCCGCCGGGCAAGTGACGTTCAATAACAACTGTGCCGCCTGCCACGGCGTTAACGGCCAAGGCAGTCGGGTGGGCCCGCCGCTGATACACGACATCTACAATCCCGGCCATCACGACGCGGCCTCGTTCTCGCGCGCAGTCCTTAAGGGCGTACAACAGCACCATTGGCAGTTCGGCAATATGCCGCCTCAGCCGCAAATCGGCTTCTCGGCCGTCAGCAATATCATGGCCTTTATCCGGGAGGTGCAGCACACCAATGGTATTCAACGCCAGGAGCACAAAATGTGA
- a CDS encoding multicopper oxidase family protein, with product MGLYTPIVVAEAQPYPVDRDLLFVADDWLLTSQDQLDTASLEDTHAWAHAGRMGNVLTVNRLRLPELAVKAGDRVRLRVMNTANSRIMRFGFPGLTPYIIAKDGQPLSQPMAHKGVLTLAPAERYDLVLDIPQDWAGLYPINERSGKQPFLAAQWQVTAAAGSRSLEAVVALPANPLPKAEFKTQQKLTLAMQGGAMGNLTTALYQGKRLSVQELIANKQVWTLNGVANMPQAPLLTAKVGEGIEIALHNTTQWPHAMHLHGQHFRAFNEVTQQELWQDTLLVQAGDTQTIRFLAMTPGKWLLHCHMIEHQVSGMVTFVEVV from the coding sequence TTGGGTCTCTACACCCCCATTGTAGTCGCCGAGGCGCAGCCCTACCCCGTTGACCGGGATCTGCTCTTTGTCGCCGATGACTGGCTGCTCACCTCACAGGACCAGCTCGATACCGCGTCGCTGGAAGACACACACGCTTGGGCGCATGCCGGGCGCATGGGTAATGTTTTAACCGTCAATCGCCTGCGCCTGCCTGAACTGGCGGTTAAGGCCGGCGACCGAGTACGGCTGCGGGTGATGAATACCGCCAACAGTCGCATCATGAGATTCGGCTTTCCCGGCCTGACCCCGTACATCATTGCCAAAGACGGCCAGCCATTGAGCCAGCCTATGGCGCATAAGGGTGTGCTGACCCTAGCGCCCGCCGAGCGCTATGACCTGGTGCTGGATATCCCCCAAGACTGGGCCGGCCTGTACCCAATTAACGAACGCAGCGGCAAGCAACCCTTCCTGGCCGCCCAGTGGCAGGTAACGGCTGCTGCGGGTTCGCGCTCACTCGAGGCCGTTGTGGCCCTGCCGGCCAACCCCTTACCCAAGGCGGAATTTAAAACCCAGCAAAAACTCACCCTGGCAATGCAAGGCGGTGCGATGGGCAATTTAACAACGGCCCTGTACCAGGGCAAGAGGCTATCGGTTCAGGAACTGATCGCCAACAAACAGGTCTGGACGCTCAACGGCGTGGCCAATATGCCCCAGGCCCCGCTGCTCACCGCCAAGGTCGGCGAGGGCATTGAAATCGCACTGCACAACACCACCCAATGGCCGCACGCCATGCACCTGCACGGCCAACATTTTCGGGCCTTTAACGAGGTGACTCAACAAGAGCTTTGGCAAGATACTCTGCTGGTGCAAGCCGGCGACACCCAGACGATCCGCTTCCTGGCCATGACACCGGGCAAATGGCTGTTGCATTGCCATATGATCGAACATCAGGTGTCTGGCATGGTGACCTTTGTTGAGGTGGTTTGA
- a CDS encoding beta strand repeat-containing protein, producing MSLDQSDAYFDLDGDGFANKTSWLSGDDAFLAIDRNADGTINDISELFGSPERTGYDELSDLDSNADGVIDALDEQFSDLKVWQDLNGDGVSQSTELKSLSDAGIASISLDYADVDSELGANAQIAREGSFTWADGSQGVAAETTGIAADVLLASDPTFTRYVGNVEIDPDVLAVADIKGYGQMPDLHTAMSLDENLKDDVLTYLANATVESLSADFEAILISWANVENIAIEDIDPDHRLNVNSATGLVEFNLAGESFSLEQLGILKKYTGLDELNLGDGQWRENGQIVTTGGYYRDAYNDLYRNLLVKFAVANGLLSEVCPGLTYNAETDLLSYPRAVDAGLVGSLVSSLFANPTDATLVSEHWLALAALGELSPGLENEIESSIAAALAETNLTDELLLTFENASFSLLNVSIQRGSDDIDEVVGSAGNDIIIGSAGDDRLVGGNGNDLLHGGTGNDNLNGGAGDDTLVGGAGNDTLDAGYGNDAILFGVGSGQDTLSQYDATATGTYTDTIRFAAGIKLDDLTLGKSGNDLVIQLNGSDDQLTVTNWFASTAYQVDQFEFANGAVYSADELFAIKYVVTNFTESDADHTASGYVGVDLMVGGAGQDTLSGSSGDDLLSGGAGDDQLEGGNDDDLLLGGTGADTLNGGSGNDTLIGGTGDDTLDGGYGDDVYVFGTGGGHDTINQYDPSAASSYTDTLRFDDGIGLNDLRLVKDGNNLIVELAGTDDTITLTNWFASPVYQIDRFEFADGTLYSSAELLTALPVITDLTDQTEGVTATGYAGEDLLLGGSGNDTLNGSSGNDTLIGGAGADTLNGGNGNDTLIGGVGDDTLKGGYGDDVFVFGTGAGHDTINQYDPSVASSYTDTLRFEDGISLDDLRLVKDGNNLIAELAGSDDRVTFTNWFASPVYQIDRFEFADGTLYSSAELLTALPVITDLTDQTEGVTATGYAGEDLMLGGLGGDTLNGANGNDTLVGGSGADTLNGGSGNDTLIGGVGDDTLKGGYGDDVYVFGTGAGHDTINQYDPSVASSYTDTLRFDDGIGLNDLRLVKDGNNLIVELAGSDDRVTFTNWFASPVYQIDRFEFADGTLYSSAELLTALPVITDLTDQTEGMTATGYAGEDLLLGGSGNDTLNGSSGNDTLIGGAGADTLNGDNDADLLIGGSGADTLNGGNGDDILIGGVGDDTLNGGYGDDVYVFGTGAGHDTINQYDPSAASSYTDTLRFDDGIGLNDLRLVKDGNNLIVELAGSDDRVTFTNWFASPVYQIDRFEFADGTLYSSAELLTALPVITDLTDQTEGVTATGYAGEDLLLGGSGNDTLNGSSGNDTLIGGAGADTLNGGNGNDTLIGGVGDDTLKGGYGDDVFVFGTGAGHDTINQYDPSVASSYTDTLRFEDGISLDDLRLVKDGNNLIAELAGSDDRVTFTNWFASPVYQIDRFEFADGTLYSSAELLTALPVITDLTDQTEGVTATGYAGEDLMLGGLGGDTLNGSSGNDTLIGGAGADTLNGGNGNDTLIGGVGDDTLKGGYGDDVFVFGTGAGHDTINQYDPSVASSYTDTLRFDDGIGLNDLRLVKDGNNLIVELAGSDDRVTFTNWFASPVYQIDRFEFADGTLYSSAELLTALPVITDLTDQTEGVTATGYAGEDLMLGGLGGDTLNGSSGNDTLIGGAGADTLNGDNDADVLIGGTGADTLNGGSGNDTLIGGTGDDTLDGGYGDDVYVFGAGAGHDIITQYDPSAASSYTDTLRFEDINYNELWFGQEGNDLLINVVGTEDQVTVAHWFSSSVYQVDVLETEGFALDNDKVQQLVIAMSAFDVPQGVGGVITQEIENELRPILASTWQPS from the coding sequence ATGTCGCTCGATCAAAGTGACGCTTATTTTGATCTGGATGGTGATGGCTTCGCCAATAAAACCTCTTGGTTAAGCGGCGATGATGCGTTCCTCGCAATCGATCGCAATGCCGATGGCACCATCAACGATATTTCTGAATTATTTGGCAGCCCCGAGCGCACCGGTTATGACGAGCTCAGTGATTTAGACTCCAATGCCGATGGCGTTATCGATGCACTGGACGAGCAGTTTTCAGACCTGAAGGTTTGGCAAGATTTAAACGGCGACGGTGTTAGCCAAAGCACTGAACTGAAATCATTGAGTGACGCAGGTATTGCCAGCATCAGCCTAGATTATGCCGATGTAGACTCAGAGCTGGGTGCCAATGCTCAGATTGCTCGTGAGGGTTCATTTACTTGGGCAGACGGGTCACAAGGTGTTGCGGCCGAAACCACGGGCATTGCTGCAGATGTTCTGTTGGCCTCTGATCCAACCTTTACCCGCTATGTTGGTAACGTGGAAATTGATCCTGACGTATTGGCCGTTGCAGATATCAAAGGCTATGGCCAGATGCCGGATTTGCACACGGCAATGAGCCTGGATGAGAATTTAAAGGACGATGTTTTAACCTATTTGGCGAATGCGACTGTAGAGTCGCTCAGCGCCGACTTTGAAGCCATACTGATTAGTTGGGCAAACGTCGAAAACATCGCCATTGAGGATATAGACCCTGATCATCGTCTGAATGTTAATTCTGCAACCGGTCTAGTCGAATTTAATTTGGCCGGTGAATCCTTTAGCCTTGAACAGTTAGGGATATTGAAGAAATATACTGGACTGGATGAACTCAATCTGGGCGATGGACAATGGCGTGAGAATGGCCAGATTGTGACCACCGGGGGCTATTATCGGGACGCCTACAATGACCTGTACCGAAATCTGTTGGTTAAGTTTGCAGTGGCCAATGGATTGCTAAGCGAAGTTTGTCCAGGGCTGACCTACAACGCCGAAACGGACCTGTTGTCTTACCCCCGCGCTGTTGATGCGGGGCTGGTTGGTTCATTAGTTTCGAGTTTGTTTGCCAACCCAACGGACGCGACCTTGGTGTCAGAGCACTGGCTGGCACTGGCAGCACTGGGCGAACTGTCGCCAGGCTTGGAAAACGAGATTGAAAGTAGCATTGCAGCGGCTTTAGCTGAAACCAACCTCACGGACGAATTATTGCTTACCTTTGAAAATGCATCTTTTTCATTATTGAATGTATCAATACAACGGGGTTCAGATGATATCGATGAAGTGGTCGGGTCGGCTGGGAATGATATTATTATCGGGTCGGCGGGCGATGACAGGCTGGTTGGCGGTAATGGAAACGATCTATTACACGGAGGCACAGGCAACGATAATCTAAACGGAGGGGCAGGTGACGATACGCTAGTCGGTGGCGCCGGAAACGACACCCTGGACGCGGGTTATGGTAATGACGCTATCCTGTTTGGTGTTGGCTCTGGCCAAGATACGCTAAGCCAGTATGACGCCACTGCGACCGGCACCTATACAGACACCATTCGTTTTGCCGCCGGCATCAAGCTAGATGACCTGACGCTGGGCAAGTCGGGTAATGATTTAGTGATTCAGTTGAACGGTAGTGATGACCAGCTGACGGTTACAAACTGGTTTGCCAGTACGGCCTACCAAGTTGATCAGTTCGAGTTTGCGAACGGCGCCGTTTATTCTGCTGATGAACTGTTTGCAATCAAGTATGTGGTGACAAATTTCACCGAATCTGACGCCGATCACACTGCCAGTGGCTATGTTGGTGTCGATCTAATGGTAGGGGGTGCAGGTCAAGACACACTCAGTGGGAGTAGTGGAGATGACCTTTTGTCAGGCGGGGCAGGCGATGATCAGTTAGAGGGCGGTAATGACGATGATCTGCTATTGGGCGGTACCGGTGCCGACACCCTGAACGGCGGCTCGGGCAACGACACCCTGATCGGCGGTACCGGGGACGACACACTGGACGGCGGGTACGGCGACGATGTGTATGTCTTCGGCACCGGCGGCGGGCACGACACCATCAACCAATACGACCCCTCGGCCGCCAGCAGCTATACCGACACGCTCCGGTTTGACGACGGTATTGGCCTGAACGATCTGCGCTTGGTTAAGGACGGTAATAACTTGATCGTTGAACTGGCGGGCACGGATGACACGATCACCTTGACCAACTGGTTTGCCAGTCCGGTCTACCAGATCGATCGGTTTGAGTTTGCCGACGGCACCCTCTATAGCAGCGCCGAGCTGTTGACCGCGTTACCGGTGATCACCGACCTGACCGATCAGACTGAGGGCGTGACCGCGACCGGCTATGCCGGCGAGGACCTCCTGCTCGGCGGCAGCGGTAACGACACCCTGAACGGCAGCAGTGGCAACGACACCCTCATCGGTGGCGCGGGCGCGGATACCTTGAACGGCGGCAATGGCAACGACACCCTGATCGGTGGCGTCGGGGATGACACCCTCAAGGGCGGATACGGCGATGATGTGTTCGTCTTTGGCACCGGCGCCGGCCACGACACCATCAACCAATACGACCCCTCGGTCGCCAGCAGCTATACCGACACGCTCCGCTTTGAAGACGGCATTAGCCTGGACGATCTGCGCTTGGTTAAGGACGGTAATAACTTGATCGCTGAACTGGCGGGCAGTGACGATCGGGTCACCTTCACCAACTGGTTTGCCAGCCCGGTCTACCAGATCGATCGGTTTGAGTTTGCCGACGGCACCCTCTATAGCAGCGCCGAGCTGTTGACCGCGTTACCGGTGATCACCGACCTGACCGATCAGACTGAGGGCGTGACCGCGACCGGCTATGCCGGCGAGGACCTCATGCTCGGCGGTCTGGGTGGCGACACCCTGAACGGCGCTAATGGCAATGACACGCTCGTCGGCGGCAGCGGTGCCGATACCCTGAACGGCGGCTCGGGCAACGACACCCTGATTGGTGGCGTCGGGGATGACACCCTCAAGGGCGGGTACGGCGACGATGTGTATGTCTTCGGCACCGGCGCCGGCCACGACACCATCAACCAATACGACCCCTCGGTCGCCAGCAGCTATACCGACACGCTCCGCTTTGACGACGGTATTGGCCTGAACGATCTGCGCTTGGTTAAGGACGGTAATAACTTGATCGTTGAACTGGCGGGTAGTGACGACCGGGTCACCTTCACCAACTGGTTTGCCAGCCCGGTCTACCAGATCGATCGGTTTGAGTTTGCCGACGGCACCCTCTACAGCAGCGCCGAGCTGTTGACCGCGTTACCGGTGATCACCGACCTGACCGATCAGACTGAGGGCATGACCGCGACCGGCTATGCCGGCGAGGACCTCCTGCTCGGCGGCAGCGGTAACGACACCTTGAACGGTAGCAGTGGCAACGACACCCTCATCGGTGGCGCGGGCGCGGATACCTTGAACGGTGACAACGATGCCGACCTGCTCATCGGCGGCAGCGGTGCCGACACCCTGAACGGCGGCAACGGCGATGACATCCTGATCGGTGGCGTCGGGGATGACACCCTCAATGGCGGGTACGGCGACGATGTGTATGTCTTCGGCACCGGCGCCGGCCACGACACCATCAACCAATACGACCCCTCGGCCGCCAGCAGCTATACCGACACGCTCCGGTTTGACGACGGTATTGGCCTGAACGATCTGCGCTTGGTTAAGGACGGTAATAACTTGATCGTTGAACTGGCGGGTAGTGACGACCGGGTCACCTTCACCAACTGGTTTGCCAGCCCGGTCTACCAGATCGATCGGTTTGAGTTTGCCGACGGCACCCTCTATAGCAGCGCCGAGCTGTTGACCGCGTTACCGGTGATCACCGACCTGACCGATCAGACTGAGGGCGTGACCGCGACCGGCTATGCCGGCGAGGACCTCCTGCTCGGCGGCAGCGGTAACGACACCCTGAACGGCAGCAGTGGCAACGACACCCTCATCGGTGGCGCGGGCGCGGATACCTTGAACGGCGGCAATGGCAACGACACCCTGATCGGTGGCGTCGGGGATGACACCCTCAAGGGCGGATACGGCGATGATGTGTTCGTCTTTGGCACCGGCGCCGGCCACGACACCATCAACCAATACGACCCCTCGGTCGCCAGCAGCTATACCGACACGCTCCGCTTTGAAGACGGCATTAGCCTGGACGATCTGCGCTTGGTTAAGGACGGTAATAACTTGATCGCTGAACTGGCGGGCAGTGACGATCGGGTCACCTTCACCAACTGGTTTGCCAGCCCGGTCTACCAGATTGATCGCTTTGAGTTTGCCGACGGCACCCTCTATAGCAGCGCCGAGCTGTTGACCGCGTTACCGGTGATCACCGACCTGACCGATCAGACTGAGGGCGTGACCGCGACCGGCTATGCCGGCGAGGACCTCATGCTCGGCGGCCTGGGTGGCGACACCCTGAACGGTAGCAGTGGCAACGACACCCTCATCGGTGGCGCGGGCGCGGATACCTTGAACGGCGGCAATGGCAACGACACCCTGATCGGTGGCGTCGGGGATGACACCCTCAAGGGCGGATACGGCGATGATGTGTTCGTCTTTGGCACCGGTGCCGGCCACGACACCATCAACCAATACGACCCCTCGGTCGCCAGCAGCTATACCGACACGCTCCGGTTTGACGACGGTATTGGCTTGAACGATCTGCGCTTGGTTAAGGACGGTAATAACTTGATCGTTGAACTGGCGGGTAGTGACGACCGGGTCACCTTCACCAACTGGTTTGCCAGTCCGGTCTACCAGATCGATCGGTTTGAGTTTGCCGACGGCACCCTCTATAGCAGCGCCGAGCTGTTGACCGCGTTACCGGTGATCACCGACCTGACCGATCAGACTGAGGGCGTGACCGCGACCGGCTATGCCGGCGAGGACCTCATGCTCGGCGGCCTGGGTGGCGACACCCTGAACGGTAGCAGTGGCAACGACACCCTCATCGGTGGCGCGGGCGCGGATACCTTGAACGGTGACAACGATGCCGACGTGCTCATCGGCGGCACCGGTGCCGACACCCTGAACGGCGGCTCGGGCAACGACACCCTGATCGGCGGTACCGGGGACGACACACTGGACGGCGGGTACGGCGACGATGTGTATGTCTTCGGCGCCGGCGCCGGGCACGACATTATTACCCAATACGACCCCTCGGCCGCCAGCAGCTATACCGACACGCTCCGGTTTGAAGACATAAACTATAATGAATTATGGTTTGGTCAAGAAGGCAATGACCTGTTGATCAATGTAGTGGGTACTGAAGATCAGGTTACGGTTGCGCACTGGTTTAGCAGTTCGGTGTATCAGGTTGATGTTCTTGAAACAGAAGGCTTCGCTTTAGACAACGACAAGGTTCAGCAGTTGGTTATTGCCATGTCGGCATTCGATGTCCCGCAAGGCGTCGGTGGGGTCATTACACAAGAAATAGAAAATGAGCTGCGGCCAATTTTGGCCTCTACGTGGCAGCCAAGCTAA